A window of Dorea formicigenerans contains these coding sequences:
- a CDS encoding substrate-binding domain-containing protein: MKKNKITFFAMELILLVLALFFVWKIFIQNVPEKRVAVILPESGDQRWDSLIKGMKQSAKENHIHLVICNTDDIENAEAEKEAIEEQKNNHIDAFIVLPAPGTDTKEMLTKECSDVPVILVVEDLYTEDAEATSKFSVVAPDYYEMGKYIGGQINSRKQTIGIVVGRKDTEAAASAVRGLTDALEGSDCQILWHYYQEKDQDVCEKVKEQPKVDTLVVLDPGALDQLGDQFEETQEETQEEAQEETQEQGAGTKIYGIGSSMKAIALQDYGKTQGLVVLDGYEIGYKSVEEIAKKLKNRLYKMESHETEVKIMDQDTKLLDDEIERFLYSYE; this comes from the coding sequence ATGAAAAAGAATAAAATAACATTCTTTGCTATGGAATTGATTCTTCTTGTATTGGCACTGTTTTTTGTGTGGAAGATTTTTATTCAGAACGTGCCGGAAAAAAGAGTAGCCGTAATACTTCCGGAATCCGGAGACCAGAGATGGGATTCTCTGATCAAAGGAATGAAGCAGTCGGCAAAAGAGAATCATATACATCTGGTCATTTGCAACACAGATGATATTGAAAATGCAGAAGCAGAAAAGGAAGCTATCGAAGAGCAGAAAAATAATCATATCGATGCATTTATTGTGCTTCCTGCACCTGGAACAGATACAAAAGAGATGTTGACAAAAGAATGTTCAGATGTTCCGGTTATTTTGGTCGTGGAAGATCTGTATACCGAAGACGCAGAAGCAACATCGAAGTTTTCGGTAGTCGCACCAGATTACTATGAGATGGGAAAATATATTGGCGGACAGATAAATTCAAGAAAACAGACCATAGGAATTGTTGTGGGAAGGAAAGATACGGAAGCGGCAGCCAGTGCAGTCCGCGGGCTTACGGATGCACTGGAAGGTTCCGACTGTCAGATCCTATGGCATTATTATCAGGAGAAAGACCAGGATGTCTGCGAGAAAGTGAAAGAACAGCCAAAAGTAGATACGCTGGTAGTGTTAGATCCCGGTGCATTAGATCAACTGGGAGACCAGTTTGAAGAAACGCAGGAAGAAACGCAGGAGGAAGCACAGGAAGAAACACAAGAACAGGGAGCAGGAACGAAGATTTATGGGATCGGAAGCAGTATGAAAGCAATTGCACTTCAGGATTACGGAAAGACACAAGGGCTTGTCGTACTGGATGGATATGAGATAGGATATAAAAGTGTAGAAGAAATTGCAAAGAAACTAAAAAACAGACTTTACAAAATGGAAAGTCACGAAACGGAAGTAAAGATTATGGATCAGGATACTAAGCTTTTAGATGACGAAATAGAAAGGTTTTTATATTCCTATGAGTAA
- a CDS encoding cache domain-containing sensor histidine kinase: protein MRGKESVKKRKGGFNIQSIIMSVLMASTLITITIMGLLLYHRFKLAMDNTAISNTEATVESSVDRLNSDLLDIRQIFNAANYNIIQEFDISSQEFAKQFSLLYETNSDKIQSMALYGSDGNLIASEPVSLEKENVEIKNQDWYQNAENAIENIHFSMPHVQNLFQDGTYRYHRVISLSRSVDINDGDRPGSGVLLVDMKYSVVENVLKQINESSDGVYYYVCNRDGELLYHPRRAEIDRELFKENSLKAAGYEDGVYEISSGNGKENVIVGSISYTGWKLIGVIPESVQTANINNFRYYIFTTIIILMMLLLEGNRLISQKVSKPIRELDASVKAYEAGEKPDIYIGGSLEVRHLGHSVQKSYEQIEQLMEEIMRQQNERRKSELDALQSQINPHFLYNTLESITWMVEAQKNREAVIMISELAKLLRVSLSRGKTIIPIKDELQHSRSYMNIQLVRYKERFKIDFQIDEELYNYCIVKLVIQPILENAIYYGVGHMDEDDDGRIVVSGEKKDNDIYISIEDNGMGMRKEVLENILTDNNKVPKHGSGVGVINVHSRIKLMFGEGYGLTVYSEPDEGTKVVIHIPAIPYTKENAEKLEMQKYSQRGNAHEKE, encoded by the coding sequence ATGAGGGGAAAAGAAAGCGTGAAGAAAAGAAAAGGCGGATTTAACATACAATCCATTATCATGTCTGTTCTTATGGCATCGACACTGATTACAATTACTATAATGGGATTGCTACTTTACCACAGATTCAAACTGGCAATGGATAATACCGCTATATCGAATACGGAAGCAACGGTCGAAAGCAGCGTGGACCGGTTGAATTCTGATCTGTTAGATATCAGACAGATTTTTAATGCGGCTAACTACAATATTATTCAGGAATTTGATATTTCCAGTCAGGAATTTGCAAAGCAATTCAGTCTGCTGTATGAGACGAATTCAGATAAGATACAGAGTATGGCATTGTATGGAAGTGACGGAAATCTTATTGCTTCAGAGCCGGTATCTTTAGAAAAAGAAAATGTAGAGATTAAAAACCAGGACTGGTATCAGAATGCGGAAAATGCGATTGAAAATATTCATTTTTCCATGCCTCATGTACAGAACTTGTTTCAGGACGGAACTTATCGGTATCATCGAGTCATTTCGCTCAGCCGTTCGGTTGATATTAATGACGGAGATAGACCGGGGAGCGGAGTGCTTCTGGTAGATATGAAATATTCTGTTGTTGAAAATGTTTTAAAGCAGATCAATGAGTCTTCGGACGGAGTTTACTATTATGTTTGTAATCGGGACGGGGAACTTCTCTACCATCCAAGAAGAGCAGAGATAGACCGTGAATTATTCAAAGAGAACAGCCTTAAGGCAGCAGGATATGAGGATGGAGTCTATGAGATATCGTCTGGCAATGGTAAAGAAAATGTTATTGTCGGAAGTATTTCCTATACAGGCTGGAAACTGATCGGTGTGATACCGGAAAGTGTGCAGACAGCCAATATTAACAACTTCAGATATTATATTTTTACAACGATTATTATATTGATGATGCTGCTTTTGGAGGGAAACCGGTTAATTTCCCAGAAAGTATCAAAGCCAATCCGTGAATTAGATGCTTCTGTGAAGGCTTATGAAGCCGGAGAAAAACCGGATATTTATATCGGGGGATCTTTGGAAGTACGACATCTTGGACATTCCGTGCAGAAATCATATGAACAGATCGAACAGTTGATGGAAGAAATTATGCGTCAGCAAAACGAGCGGAGAAAAAGTGAACTGGATGCGCTTCAGAGCCAGATTAATCCACATTTTCTTTATAATACGTTGGAATCTATCACCTGGATGGTAGAAGCACAGAAGAATCGAGAAGCGGTCATTATGATTTCTGAGCTTGCAAAACTGTTGAGAGTCAGCCTGTCAAGGGGCAAGACGATTATTCCGATCAAGGATGAACTTCAGCATAGCCGTAGTTATATGAATATTCAACTGGTACGCTATAAAGAAAGATTTAAGATAGATTTTCAGATAGATGAAGAACTTTATAATTACTGTATTGTAAAGCTGGTCATCCAGCCTATTTTGGAAAATGCGATCTATTACGGAGTCGGACATATGGATGAAGACGATGATGGAAGAATTGTAGTATCCGGGGAAAAGAAAGACAATGATATATACATTAGTATAGAAGATAATGGAATGGGAATGCGCAAAGAAGTGTTGGAAAATATTTTGACAGATAACAACAAAGTTCCAAAACATGGGTCAGGAGTCGGAGTTATTAATGTTCATTCCCGAATTAAACTGATGTTTGGTGAAGGATACGGACTTACTGTCTACAGTGAACCTGATGAAGGAACGAAAGTCGTTATTCACATTCCGGCAATCCCATACACAAAAGAAAATGCAGAAAAGCTGGAAATGCAAAAATACAGCCAGAGGGGGAATGCACATGAAAAAGAATAA